One stretch of Saccharopolyspora erythraea DNA includes these proteins:
- a CDS encoding HdeD family acid-resistance protein, with protein MSQAQWQSATSAAEPLGKLGRSWGWLLTFGILTVLAGVLALFWPGPTILAIAIIFGVQLLVGGIYWFVRAVSSHGEGGFVPILLAVLAVIAGLLVLRSPIATAALFPLVLGVYWTVSGIGETFHALVHRDVPSRGWAIAGGVLSILAGIALLVYPGVGLVTLTYLLGALLVIYGAIAATRAIQMRPQTATDLPPQTGPAHA; from the coding sequence ATGTCCCAAGCACAGTGGCAGTCCGCCACGTCGGCCGCCGAGCCGTTGGGCAAGCTCGGCCGGTCCTGGGGGTGGCTGCTGACTTTCGGAATCCTCACCGTGCTGGCCGGTGTGCTCGCTTTGTTCTGGCCGGGACCGACGATCCTGGCCATCGCGATCATCTTCGGCGTCCAACTGCTGGTCGGCGGAATCTACTGGTTCGTCCGGGCGGTGAGCTCCCACGGTGAGGGCGGCTTCGTGCCGATCCTGCTGGCGGTGCTTGCCGTCATCGCCGGGCTGCTCGTCCTTCGCTCCCCGATCGCCACCGCGGCGCTGTTCCCACTGGTGCTCGGCGTGTACTGGACGGTCAGCGGCATCGGCGAGACCTTCCACGCGCTGGTGCACCGCGACGTGCCCTCGCGCGGCTGGGCGATCGCGGGCGGGGTGCTGAGCATCCTGGCGGGCATCGCGCTGCTGGTCTACCCCGGCGTCGGACTGGTCACGCTGACCTACCTGCTCGGGGCGCTGCTGGTGATCTACGGCGCCATCGCCGCCACGCGGGCCATCCAGATGCGGCCGCAGACGGCCACCGACCTCCCGCCGCAAACCGGCCCGGCGCACGCCTGA
- a CDS encoding DUF7144 family membrane protein, whose protein sequence is MAQASHGTYHIPTAKQSWVGGLELFAAVMMMIVGLFHLIIGLAAILRSSYYVVTDSYIFSYDVTGWGWAHLVLGVLVGATGIALMMGQTWARVVGMIIVGLSALGNFLFIPYQPMWSLLIIAIDVAVIWALAVHMRELPESSEKAAD, encoded by the coding sequence ATGGCACAGGCATCGCACGGCACCTACCACATCCCGACGGCCAAGCAGTCCTGGGTCGGCGGGCTGGAACTGTTCGCCGCCGTCATGATGATGATCGTCGGACTGTTCCACCTGATCATCGGTCTCGCGGCGATCCTGCGCAGCTCCTACTACGTCGTGACCGACAGCTACATCTTCAGCTACGACGTCACCGGCTGGGGCTGGGCGCACCTCGTCCTGGGCGTCCTGGTCGGCGCCACCGGCATCGCCCTGATGATGGGGCAGACGTGGGCCAGGGTCGTCGGCATGATCATCGTCGGCCTCAGCGCACTGGGGAACTTCCTGTTCATTCCCTACCAGCCGATGTGGTCTCTGCTGATCATCGCCATCGACGTGGCCGTGATCTGGGCGCTCGCCGTCCACATGCGCGAGCTGCCCGAGAGCAGTGAGAAGGCCGCGGACTGA
- a CDS encoding ribokinase, with amino-acid sequence MPRAATTAPELVVVGSLNADLTARVRRHPAPGETVRGDALTVSGGGKGANQAVAAARLGARTAMVGRVGADAHGDMLLEALRADGVDTARTLRDPGAPTGTALITVADSGENNIIVCAGANERLSPNDIEAAKPVIGAARVVSLVLEVPVATVVAAARAAGEAGTRVVLNLSPVVELPPEVLALADPLVVNEHEARQLLAAGAPDDDRAIATALLALGARSAVVTLGERGAVVAVPGRVEHVPAVPTDAVDTTGAGDAFAATAAWRLGRGDALPDAARWASRVSACCVRKPGAQPSYPTLDAVAEAVRC; translated from the coding sequence ATGCCGCGTGCCGCGACAACCGCGCCCGAGCTGGTGGTGGTCGGTTCGCTGAACGCTGACCTGACCGCCCGGGTGCGCCGCCATCCCGCGCCGGGCGAGACCGTGCGGGGCGACGCGCTGACCGTCAGCGGTGGCGGCAAGGGCGCCAACCAGGCCGTGGCCGCCGCCCGGCTCGGTGCCCGCACCGCCATGGTCGGCCGCGTGGGCGCCGACGCCCACGGCGACATGCTGCTCGAAGCCCTGCGCGCCGACGGCGTGGACACCGCCCGCACCCTGCGCGACCCCGGCGCCCCGACCGGGACCGCGCTGATCACGGTGGCGGACTCGGGCGAGAACAACATCATCGTGTGCGCGGGCGCGAACGAGCGGCTGTCGCCCAACGACATCGAAGCCGCCAAGCCCGTGATCGGCGCGGCGCGGGTGGTGTCGCTGGTGCTGGAGGTGCCGGTCGCCACGGTCGTCGCGGCGGCCCGCGCGGCGGGCGAGGCGGGAACCCGGGTCGTGCTGAACCTGTCGCCGGTGGTCGAGCTGCCGCCGGAGGTGCTGGCGCTGGCCGACCCGCTGGTCGTCAACGAGCACGAGGCCCGGCAGCTCCTGGCCGCGGGCGCCCCGGATGACGACCGGGCGATCGCGACCGCGCTGCTCGCGCTCGGCGCCCGGTCGGCCGTGGTCACCCTCGGCGAACGAGGTGCCGTCGTGGCCGTGCCCGGCCGCGTCGAGCACGTACCGGCAGTACCCACCGACGCCGTCGACACCACCGGTGCCGGTGACGCCTTCGCCGCCACCGCGGCCTGGCGTCTGGGCCGAGGCGACGCACTGCCCGACGCGGCCCGTTGGGCGAGTCGCGTGAGCGCCTGCTGCGTGCGGAAACCCGGCGCGCAACCGTCCTATCCCACGCTGGACGCCGTGGCCGAGGCAGTGCGCTGCTGA
- a CDS encoding nucleoside hydrolase, whose product MAPKETLIVDCDTGIDDALALLYLLRDPGVDIRAVTTVFGNTDVQTAADNTLRVLELAGRNDIPVAIGARSNWRGSTHPAPHVHGGNGLGDVGLPAASAKPVREPAAELIVRLARENPGELHLLAVGPLTNLATALLLEPKLPALVKHVTIMGGAVHHPGNVTPAAEANIHNDPEAARMVLGAGWDVTLVPLDVTMTEVITEELAGRLRAQGSSCAGFAAGILTHYLDFYEREVFGERGAACHDPLAAAIAVGDVDAELAPTVVVDVETGDGPGRGATIADTRGQYRGFPGVEGARVRVVLRTDGTFPRRLTERLCGPSGAGTRHVA is encoded by the coding sequence ATGGCGCCCAAGGAAACACTGATCGTCGACTGCGACACCGGCATCGACGACGCGCTGGCGTTGCTCTACCTCCTGCGGGACCCCGGCGTGGACATCCGCGCGGTGACCACCGTGTTCGGCAACACCGACGTCCAGACGGCGGCCGACAACACCCTGCGCGTGCTGGAGCTGGCCGGGCGCAACGACATCCCGGTGGCCATCGGCGCACGCAGCAACTGGCGCGGCTCCACCCACCCGGCGCCGCACGTGCACGGCGGCAACGGCCTCGGTGACGTCGGGCTTCCCGCCGCGAGCGCGAAGCCGGTCCGGGAACCGGCGGCGGAGCTGATCGTGCGGCTCGCCCGGGAGAACCCCGGCGAGCTGCACCTGCTCGCGGTCGGGCCGCTGACCAACCTGGCCACCGCGCTGCTGCTGGAACCGAAGCTGCCCGCGCTGGTCAAGCACGTCACGATCATGGGCGGTGCCGTCCACCACCCGGGAAACGTCACCCCTGCGGCCGAGGCCAACATCCACAACGACCCCGAAGCGGCTCGGATGGTCCTGGGCGCCGGTTGGGACGTCACCCTCGTGCCGCTGGACGTGACCATGACCGAGGTGATCACCGAGGAGCTGGCCGGACGGCTGCGCGCGCAAGGTTCGTCCTGCGCGGGCTTCGCGGCCGGGATCCTGACCCACTACCTCGACTTCTACGAGCGCGAGGTCTTCGGCGAGCGAGGCGCGGCCTGCCACGACCCGCTCGCGGCGGCCATCGCGGTCGGCGACGTCGACGCGGAGCTGGCGCCGACCGTCGTGGTGGACGTCGAGACCGGGGACGGGCCGGGGAGGGGTGCCACCATCGCCGACACGCGCGGGCAGTACCGCGGCTTCCCGGGTGTGGAGGGCGCGAGGGTGCGCGTGGTGCTCAGGACCGACGGGACGTTCCCGCGGCGGCTGACCGAGCGGCTGTGCGGTCCGTCCGGCGCCGGTACCCGCCACGTCGCCTAG
- a CDS encoding GntR family transcriptional regulator yields MAARRPQRRPVVELYERIVDAIREGSYPPGSTLPSEPELAGALGVSRPALREALILLQEDGVITVRRGVGRTVSERPARRGFERLQPIEVLLGQDAAKVRPLVRDIEEPTDLVMQHLPVPAAGEVRFWESAVDVDGVPACLAEEWCVHDAALAAVDPALPEAMTAGAHEPRTMLHALAAADPCLPLSGASTVTATVLGRRRGTTLERSADTPVVLITQVVSIERTPLLVAKYVLPSGAPGIAVHQSR; encoded by the coding sequence GTGGCGGCCAGAAGACCGCAGCGGCGGCCGGTCGTGGAGCTCTACGAGCGGATCGTCGACGCCATCCGGGAGGGCAGCTACCCGCCCGGCTCGACGCTGCCGTCCGAACCCGAGCTGGCAGGCGCTCTCGGCGTGAGCAGGCCCGCGCTGCGCGAGGCGCTGATCCTGCTGCAGGAGGACGGTGTGATCACCGTCCGCCGCGGAGTGGGCCGCACGGTCAGCGAGCGGCCCGCGCGGCGCGGCTTCGAGCGGTTGCAGCCGATCGAGGTCCTGCTCGGCCAGGACGCCGCCAAGGTGCGGCCGCTGGTGCGCGACATCGAGGAACCGACCGACCTGGTGATGCAGCACCTGCCGGTGCCCGCCGCCGGTGAGGTCCGGTTCTGGGAGAGCGCCGTCGACGTCGACGGCGTGCCCGCGTGCCTGGCCGAGGAGTGGTGCGTGCACGACGCGGCGCTCGCCGCCGTCGACCCGGCGCTGCCGGAGGCGATGACCGCCGGCGCGCACGAGCCGAGGACGATGCTGCACGCCCTGGCCGCGGCCGACCCCTGCCTGCCGCTGAGCGGGGCGAGCACGGTCACCGCGACCGTGCTCGGGCGGCGCCGCGGGACGACGCTGGAGCGCTCGGCCGACACCCCGGTCGTGCTGATCACCCAGGTTGTCTCGATCGAGCGGACCCCGCTGCTCGTGGCGAAGTACGTGCTGCCCAGCGGTGCCCCGGGCATCGCGGTGCACCAGTCCCGATGA
- a CDS encoding MFS transporter, protein MTTIRNQPAPAAPPTRQAGLLAALVLAVAGFQINATMLTPALPDVIERLHTTSGPAGLSQTLFFLFAAIGQVTIARLSDHLGRRRMLLVTLAILIVGEVVCVLAPSIEVFVVGRMLQGISSAAFTLAYLILHESLSPQRFGRALGVITAVNGGIAGVDAVIGGTVADSVGFRGIFLITLVVTAVAAVAVHFAVPESGVPASGRMDWRGAALLGIGLTGVLLALNEGGAWGWTSPATLVLLLAGLASLVLFGFVQKHTRDGIIDTSVLASRQVWPLLLTTVFTLAGVFGMLNFTIPLLTQTPGAGYGMSATTSALLFLTPASALGLLAAPLAGQFAPRLGWRRSVLIGAVGTAAAFVPLVLFPQSPWVACAALAVLGITYTGYSLTALNGLAVASAPADKPGSLPGLNGACFGVGASLGIAVSSSVVTAATAGGPPTAGAFQAALWSSAVFVALALLTALLIRPATEN, encoded by the coding sequence ATGACCACGATCCGCAACCAGCCGGCACCCGCGGCGCCACCGACGCGCCAGGCCGGCCTGCTCGCCGCGCTGGTGCTCGCGGTGGCCGGCTTCCAGATCAACGCCACCATGCTCACGCCCGCACTGCCGGACGTGATCGAGCGCCTGCACACCACCAGCGGCCCGGCCGGGCTGTCCCAGACGCTGTTCTTCCTGTTCGCCGCCATCGGCCAGGTGACGATCGCGCGCCTGAGCGACCACCTCGGCCGCCGCCGGATGCTGCTGGTCACGCTGGCGATCCTGATCGTCGGCGAGGTGGTCTGCGTGCTGGCCCCGAGCATCGAGGTCTTCGTGGTCGGCCGGATGCTGCAGGGCATCTCCTCCGCCGCGTTCACGCTCGCATACCTGATCCTGCACGAGTCGCTGTCCCCGCAGCGGTTCGGCCGCGCCCTGGGCGTCATCACCGCCGTCAACGGCGGCATCGCCGGGGTGGACGCGGTCATCGGCGGCACCGTCGCCGACAGCGTCGGCTTCCGGGGGATCTTTCTGATCACCCTGGTGGTCACCGCGGTGGCCGCCGTCGCGGTGCACTTCGCCGTCCCGGAATCCGGCGTGCCGGCTTCCGGGCGGATGGACTGGCGGGGCGCCGCGCTGCTGGGCATCGGGCTGACCGGTGTCCTGCTCGCGTTGAACGAGGGCGGTGCGTGGGGATGGACCTCCCCCGCCACGCTGGTGCTGCTGCTCGCCGGGCTGGCCTCGCTCGTGCTGTTCGGGTTCGTCCAGAAGCACACGCGCGACGGCATCATCGACACCTCGGTCCTCGCCTCGCGCCAGGTGTGGCCGCTGCTGCTGACCACCGTGTTCACCCTGGCCGGGGTGTTCGGGATGCTCAACTTCACCATCCCGCTGCTGACCCAGACCCCCGGCGCGGGCTACGGGATGTCGGCCACGACCTCGGCGCTGCTGTTCCTCACCCCGGCCTCGGCGCTGGGCCTGCTGGCCGCCCCGCTGGCCGGCCAGTTCGCACCCCGGCTGGGCTGGCGGCGCTCGGTGCTGATCGGCGCGGTGGGCACCGCCGCCGCCTTCGTCCCGCTGGTGCTGTTCCCGCAGTCGCCCTGGGTGGCCTGCGCTGCCCTGGCCGTTCTGGGCATCACCTACACCGGCTACAGCCTGACCGCGCTCAACGGGCTGGCCGTGGCCTCCGCCCCGGCGGACAAGCCCGGCTCGCTGCCCGGGCTCAACGGCGCGTGCTTCGGCGTCGGCGCGTCGCTGGGCATCGCGGTCTCCTCCAGCGTCGTCACCGCCGCCACCGCGGGCGGACCGCCGACCGCGGGTGCCTTCCAGGCCGCCTTGTGGTCGTCGGCGGTCTTCGTGGCGCTGGCCCTGCTGACCGCCCTGCTCATCCGCCCCGCAACCGAGAACTGA
- a CDS encoding adenosine deaminase → MHIVPTEDQIRRSPKVLLHDHLDGGVRPSTVAELAEETGYDALPTSDVDGLAEWFAGATTAGSLEEYLERFVHTVGVMQTPGAISRVAAECAEDLAADGVVYAEVRYAPELSTQRGMSLDEVVEAILDGFRQGAARAAAAGRRIRIGVLLCAMRQEPRAREIAELAVKYRDSGVVGFDIAGPEAGFPPTRSLDAFEYLRRENCHFTIHAGEGFGLPSIWEAIQWCGAARLGHGVRIVDDITVGEDGTARLGRLASFVRDRRIPLEMCPRSNVHTGTVPSVAEHPIALLRRLNFRVTVNTDNRLMSQTSMSREFGELVECFDYTLDDLQWFTVNAMKSAFLPFDQRLALINEVIKPGYAALRSESLFGTVASHAVALA, encoded by the coding sequence GTGCACATCGTGCCGACCGAAGACCAGATCCGCCGCAGCCCGAAGGTGCTGCTCCACGACCACCTCGACGGCGGTGTCCGGCCGAGCACCGTCGCCGAGCTCGCCGAGGAAACCGGCTACGACGCGCTCCCGACCTCCGATGTGGACGGTCTGGCGGAATGGTTCGCAGGGGCGACCACGGCCGGATCGCTTGAGGAGTACCTGGAGCGCTTCGTGCACACCGTCGGGGTCATGCAGACCCCGGGCGCGATCAGCCGGGTCGCCGCCGAGTGCGCCGAGGACCTGGCCGCCGACGGCGTGGTCTACGCCGAGGTCCGCTACGCGCCCGAGCTCAGCACGCAGCGCGGCATGAGCCTCGACGAGGTCGTCGAGGCGATCCTGGACGGCTTCCGCCAGGGCGCGGCCAGGGCGGCCGCCGCGGGCAGGCGCATCCGCATCGGCGTCCTGCTGTGCGCGATGCGCCAGGAGCCGCGCGCCAGGGAGATCGCCGAGCTCGCCGTGAAGTACCGCGACTCGGGCGTGGTCGGCTTCGACATCGCCGGGCCGGAGGCGGGCTTCCCTCCCACCCGTTCGCTGGACGCCTTCGAGTACCTGCGGCGGGAGAACTGCCACTTCACCATCCACGCGGGCGAGGGCTTCGGGCTGCCCTCGATCTGGGAGGCGATCCAGTGGTGCGGCGCCGCCCGGCTCGGCCACGGCGTGCGCATCGTCGACGACATCACCGTGGGCGAGGACGGCACGGCCCGGCTCGGCAGGCTGGCCTCGTTCGTCCGCGACCGCCGGATCCCGCTGGAGATGTGCCCGCGGTCCAACGTGCACACCGGCACCGTGCCGTCGGTGGCCGAGCACCCGATCGCGCTGCTGCGCAGGCTGAACTTCCGGGTGACGGTCAACACCGACAACCGGCTGATGAGCCAGACCTCGATGTCCCGGGAGTTCGGCGAGCTGGTGGAGTGCTTCGACTACACCCTCGACGACCTCCAGTGGTTCACGGTGAACGCGATGAAGTCGGCGTTCCTGCCGTTCGACCAGCGGCTCGCGCTGATCAACGAGGTCATCAAGCCCGGCTACGCCGCTCTGCGGTCGGAGTCGCTGTTCGGCACGGTCGCCTCGCACGCGGTGGCGCTCGCCTGA
- a CDS encoding heparan-alpha-glucosaminide N-acetyltransferase domain-containing protein has product MNLDETTLSGRSHPAQPKARRLRGVDATRGIALIGMMGVHALYTGDLDEGPALWYSVAGGRAAATFAVLAGLGIAFSTGRRRIEPGVRGWATAASLTARALAIAFIGLALGFSDPDIADVILTYYGVLFLLAIPLVFLSTRALAVTGVAIALLMPVVSMPLRVLLPAPRLENPTFAWLFSDPLGLLVEILLTGVYPVLPWTTYLCAGLLLGRLRLSTVRTAWRLLVGGTALAVGAWLVSWLLLRPLGGLEKIAEAGEAAGMSSGAVDYVIDFGPTGNPPTSSWWWLALSSQHSATPFDLLHTTGVAVGLLGLMLLLAHVSNPNYRLALDAFIEPLAAAGSMTLTLYSAHVVFMNSPLDVFDEELSLAIQVLVSVFFALLWRHHVGRGPLESGVTWLSTKARTAVERRA; this is encoded by the coding sequence ATGAACCTGGACGAGACGACCCTCTCCGGTCGCAGCCACCCCGCGCAGCCCAAGGCCCGGCGCCTGCGCGGGGTGGACGCCACCCGCGGGATCGCGCTGATCGGGATGATGGGCGTGCACGCGCTCTACACCGGCGACCTCGATGAGGGCCCCGCTCTCTGGTACTCGGTCGCCGGTGGACGCGCCGCGGCGACCTTCGCCGTGCTCGCGGGGCTGGGCATCGCGTTCAGCACCGGCCGCCGGCGGATCGAGCCCGGCGTGCGGGGCTGGGCGACCGCGGCGTCGCTGACCGCCCGGGCGCTGGCCATCGCCTTCATCGGCCTGGCGCTGGGCTTCTCCGATCCCGACATCGCCGACGTGATCCTCACCTACTACGGCGTGCTGTTCCTGCTCGCGATACCGCTGGTGTTCCTCAGCACCCGCGCGCTGGCGGTCACCGGCGTGGCCATCGCGCTGCTGATGCCGGTGGTGAGCATGCCGCTGCGGGTGCTGCTGCCCGCGCCCCGGCTGGAGAACCCGACCTTCGCCTGGCTGTTCTCCGACCCGCTCGGGCTGCTGGTGGAGATTCTGCTGACCGGCGTCTACCCGGTGCTGCCCTGGACGACCTACCTGTGCGCCGGGCTGCTGCTGGGGCGGCTGCGGCTGTCGACGGTGCGCACCGCGTGGCGGCTGCTGGTGGGCGGCACGGCGCTGGCCGTCGGCGCGTGGCTGGTGTCCTGGTTGCTGCTGCGGCCGCTCGGCGGGCTGGAGAAGATCGCCGAAGCCGGCGAGGCCGCGGGCATGTCCTCCGGCGCCGTCGACTACGTCATCGACTTCGGACCCACGGGCAACCCGCCCACGTCGTCGTGGTGGTGGCTCGCGCTGAGCTCCCAGCACTCGGCGACGCCGTTCGACCTGCTGCACACCACCGGCGTCGCGGTCGGGCTGCTGGGTCTGATGCTGCTGCTGGCGCACGTGTCGAACCCGAACTACCGGCTGGCGCTGGACGCCTTCATCGAGCCGCTGGCCGCGGCGGGATCGATGACCCTGACCCTCTACAGCGCGCACGTGGTGTTCATGAACTCGCCGTTGGACGTCTTCGACGAGGAGCTCAGCCTCGCGATCCAGGTCCTGGTCTCGGTGTTCTTCGCGCTGCTGTGGCGGCACCACGTCGGCAGGGGGCCGCTGGAGTCCGGCGTCACCTGGCTGTCCACGAAGGCGCGCACCGCCGTCGAGCGCCGGGCATGA
- a CDS encoding dimethylarginine dimethylaminohydrolase family protein — protein MNTRLLVSDAEHFRIDYEINPYMTTDNQPDTALAVAEHKAIMEAHHNAGRFLEHVPSEPECPDMVYVANSALVCGGRAVLSSLPAARRPETRHHRRWFERLGLEVVDAPFAFSGQGDALPCGGLLFAGSGWRTDPRMHGFLRRRLGYEVVSLRTVSDHWYDIDLAVAVLDQRTVAYCPQVLDEQSRRRIRGLGLDLIEVPVAEAERFALNLVSDGASVTMACGAPEFAGELRARGFTVFELDITELAKGGGGVRCTSLTLDNP, from the coding sequence GTGAACACGAGGCTGCTGGTGTCGGACGCGGAGCACTTCCGGATCGACTACGAGATCAACCCGTACATGACGACGGACAACCAGCCCGACACCGCGCTGGCGGTCGCCGAGCACAAGGCGATCATGGAGGCCCACCACAACGCGGGCCGGTTCCTGGAGCACGTGCCGTCGGAGCCGGAGTGCCCGGACATGGTCTACGTGGCCAACTCCGCGCTGGTGTGCGGTGGGCGCGCCGTGCTGAGCAGCCTGCCCGCGGCCCGCAGGCCGGAGACCCGCCACCACCGGCGCTGGTTCGAACGGCTGGGCCTGGAGGTGGTCGACGCGCCGTTCGCGTTCAGCGGCCAGGGCGACGCCCTGCCCTGCGGCGGGTTGCTGTTCGCGGGAAGCGGGTGGCGGACCGATCCCCGCATGCACGGCTTCCTGCGCCGCAGGCTCGGCTACGAGGTCGTGTCCCTGCGGACGGTCAGCGACCACTGGTACGACATCGACCTCGCCGTCGCGGTGCTGGACCAGCGCACCGTCGCCTACTGCCCCCAGGTGCTCGACGAGCAGAGCAGGCGACGCATCCGCGGGCTGGGCCTGGACCTCATCGAGGTGCCGGTCGCCGAAGCCGAGCGCTTCGCGCTGAACCTCGTCAGCGACGGCGCGAGCGTCACGATGGCCTGCGGCGCCCCGGAGTTCGCGGGCGAGCTGCGTGCCCGCGGGTTCACCGTGTTCGAACTGGACATCACCGAGCTGGCCAAGGGCGGCGGGGGCGTCCGCTGCACGTCGCTGACGCTGGACAACCCGTGA
- a CDS encoding M1 family aminopeptidase produces MTRTSRGLLAIGSACLLVTAVACAPEGNDQPWPQRPVVDLDYRVADDLSSATGRERVVFTPDMRVCELVFRLWPNEPTAARTGTSIVVTGASVDGRPVAPRPAADAAAGSQGTLVELPLGRCVQAGDAVTAVLDFRLTLGRDSGERWGYLPSREMAWFGNGFPLLPWVRGQGWARDAATVIPGETATSEDFELASLSVTAPSRLTVFGTGTRRAAEAGRAPGTTIHHFAADAVRDVLVTVGNFDVLERTVSGVQIRLATPKPGRNGDGDGNGDGNGNGSEEGEGNGNGRGTKVSPQRWMEEISDELRALQHLLGPLPYRDLWVTVVPTIGDGVEFPTALLFGDLRRKEVRSLVAHELGHQWFYALVGNNQARDPWIDESFTTFVQALVVDQQDDYRLEDVPRGVVGHLGEPMDYWGRTGGYDNYVAGVYQQGAAVLLEARRRAGPQRFDRTLRDYVARSAHRVVGPRDVLAAFHDLPQVTDLLRQYGVREGGNR; encoded by the coding sequence ATGACCAGGACCTCCAGGGGGCTGCTGGCCATCGGTTCCGCCTGCTTGCTGGTGACCGCGGTCGCCTGCGCGCCGGAGGGCAATGACCAGCCGTGGCCGCAGCGGCCGGTGGTCGACCTGGACTACCGGGTCGCCGACGACCTGAGCTCGGCGACCGGGCGGGAGCGGGTCGTGTTCACCCCGGACATGCGGGTGTGCGAGCTGGTCTTCCGGCTGTGGCCCAACGAGCCGACCGCGGCGCGCACCGGTACCTCGATCGTGGTGACCGGTGCTTCCGTCGACGGCAGGCCCGTGGCGCCGCGGCCAGCGGCGGACGCCGCCGCCGGATCGCAGGGCACGCTGGTCGAGCTGCCGCTGGGCCGCTGCGTGCAGGCCGGTGACGCTGTGACGGCCGTGTTGGACTTCCGGTTGACCCTCGGCCGGGACTCCGGCGAGCGGTGGGGCTACCTGCCGTCCCGCGAGATGGCGTGGTTCGGCAACGGCTTCCCGCTGCTGCCGTGGGTGCGCGGGCAGGGCTGGGCCCGCGACGCCGCCACGGTGATCCCGGGGGAGACGGCCACCAGCGAGGACTTCGAGCTGGCATCGCTGTCGGTGACCGCGCCGTCGCGGCTCACCGTGTTCGGCACCGGGACCCGCAGGGCGGCCGAGGCGGGTCGGGCGCCCGGCACCACCATCCACCACTTCGCCGCCGACGCCGTGCGCGACGTCCTGGTGACGGTCGGGAACTTCGACGTGCTGGAGCGCACGGTCAGCGGGGTGCAGATCCGGCTCGCCACGCCGAAGCCGGGCCGCAACGGCGACGGGGACGGCAACGGCGACGGGAACGGGAACGGGAGCGAGGAAGGCGAGGGGAACGGCAACGGCAGGGGGACGAAGGTCTCCCCGCAACGGTGGATGGAGGAGATCTCCGACGAGCTGCGCGCCCTGCAACACCTGCTCGGGCCGTTGCCGTACCGGGACCTGTGGGTGACCGTCGTGCCGACGATCGGCGACGGCGTCGAGTTCCCGACCGCGCTGCTGTTCGGCGACCTGCGGCGCAAGGAGGTGCGCTCGCTGGTCGCCCACGAGCTCGGACACCAGTGGTTCTACGCGCTGGTCGGCAACAACCAGGCGCGCGACCCGTGGATCGACGAGTCCTTCACGACGTTCGTGCAGGCGCTGGTGGTCGACCAGCAGGACGACTACCGGCTGGAGGACGTCCCGCGGGGCGTGGTCGGACACCTCGGCGAGCCGATGGACTACTGGGGGCGGACCGGCGGCTACGACAACTACGTGGCCGGTGTGTACCAGCAGGGGGCGGCGGTGCTGCTGGAGGCGCGCAGGCGGGCGGGACCCCAGCGGTTCGACCGCACGCTGCGCGACTACGTGGCCCGCTCGGCGCACCGCGTGGTCGGGCCCAGGGACGTTCTCGCCGCGTTCCACGACCTGCCGCAGGTGACCGACCTGCTCAGGCAGTACGGAGTGCGTGAAGGGGGAAACAGGTGA
- a CDS encoding BPL-N domain-containing protein has protein sequence MRRPLALVYRGPAAKPVECSEAAAELLSSSPRRFDIRYVGPKERLELSPRTLASATLYIQPGGGGLKRGYRAMKSYKKAIREFVGDGGRYVGFCLGGYLAGASPGFALLPGDTDQYISTCGATVRSTDETVVEVLWRGRARYLYFQDGAMFLLSPDARGVDVLARYRSGEIAALAAPFGAGRVAVAGPHPEATSDWFEDAGLHIPGGSGFDLGHDLIEAVMA, from the coding sequence ATGAGACGACCACTGGCACTGGTGTACCGGGGACCCGCGGCCAAACCGGTGGAGTGCTCCGAGGCGGCGGCCGAGCTGCTCAGCAGCTCGCCGCGGCGCTTCGACATCCGCTACGTCGGTCCCAAGGAGCGGCTGGAGCTCAGTCCGCGGACGCTGGCTTCGGCGACGCTCTACATCCAGCCCGGCGGGGGCGGGCTCAAGCGCGGCTACCGCGCGATGAAGTCCTACAAGAAGGCGATCCGTGAGTTCGTCGGGGACGGCGGCCGTTACGTCGGGTTCTGCCTGGGGGGCTATCTCGCCGGTGCGTCACCCGGTTTCGCACTGCTGCCGGGGGATACCGACCAGTACATCTCGACCTGCGGCGCGACCGTGAGGTCAACTGACGAGACGGTTGTGGAGGTGCTCTGGCGGGGCCGGGCGCGCTACCTGTACTTCCAGGACGGTGCGATGTTCCTGCTGAGCCCGGACGCCCGAGGTGTCGATGTCCTGGCCCGCTACCGCAGCGGGGAGATCGCCGCGCTGGCGGCGCCCTTCGGCGCGGGACGGGTGGCGGTGGCCGGACCGCACCCGGAGGCCACATCCGACTGGTTCGAGGACGCCGGGCTGCACATTCCGGGAGGGTCGGGCTTCGACCTCGGGCACGACCTCATCGAGGCGGTGATGGCTTGA